Proteins encoded together in one Laspinema palackyanum D2c window:
- a CDS encoding SLBB domain-containing protein: MIESSPVRQFYHLTALTLAGLHTGATVMPLAAVLTLAFNSRIPAGISAPIPPELAQGIPAPQAPSLPSIQPGPPVPPPPGQFPPATPPNSPQLSPFCQPRQGLPFPTPQQAIAPQPLTPAPLPPPAPPPVPTAPNRAAVSQPNPFLETPSIIPVSEFPRVSYPFAPGDQIVIDVQPYQNISIQTIINPQGQIVMQLLGPLDIAGLTAEQAQQRIQSGLNQFLVDPRVSVALIAKRPVNITVTGEVTQPGFYAFPAENARISEVLAAVGGTTPGSDLSSILIRRPLGDGRFLQQRLNLLVSLQAGSPPPDLLLQEGDILIVPKQSLSEAQINDSNIVARSRLSPPQPVGIRVIGEVTRPGFYNLPPSVNPIQDALVIAGGSTPAADLRSVRVRRVLTDGQISEETVDLYTPLQTGAPFPELRLGNGDIVIVPTLDLNDAAFNYNNNVVANSTLTTPQPVGITIVGEVTQPGFYILPASPRPIPTALQLAGGTTPVADLRGVRVRRTLPDGRLSEESINLLSSLQGSTPFPDLRLANGDVLIIPKLGLEEARTYDSNVVSTSTLAAQQPVAITVLGEVAAPGFHVVPPSLSPIPTALQAAGGITTGADLRTVLICRVMANGTVSEERVNLYASLENGTPLPDLRLGNGDVVIVPKLGLNQDSGYNPRIVAGSTLAAAIPVNVTILGEVAQPGFFTVPPSERPVADAMLVAGGITSNADLRAVRVRRVLENGAISEEILDLYTPLLTGAELPELRLANGDVVFVPTLESSTDEYYDRVLVSRSNLSVPQIVVRVLSYPAGGISVVPVPSGSTFADILNAVPLLSADLNNIALIRFDPEQGKAVTREINAQELLRGDLAQNVPLENNDVIVIGRNLVGKITYALGTFTQPFRDILGFLLFFDSLRDSATLLFGPGGEENENNTNNNN, translated from the coding sequence ATGATTGAATCCTCCCCTGTCAGACAGTTTTACCACCTCACTGCCTTGACCCTAGCGGGGTTACATACGGGAGCTACGGTCATGCCCCTAGCGGCAGTGTTGACCCTCGCCTTCAATTCTCGAATACCCGCAGGAATCAGCGCCCCAATCCCCCCAGAACTCGCCCAAGGGATACCCGCGCCCCAAGCTCCATCCTTGCCTTCCATTCAACCTGGACCCCCTGTTCCCCCGCCTCCGGGTCAATTCCCCCCGGCTACTCCTCCCAACAGCCCGCAACTCAGCCCATTTTGCCAACCTCGTCAAGGATTGCCCTTCCCTACACCTCAGCAGGCGATCGCCCCCCAACCCTTGACCCCCGCCCCACTTCCCCCTCCAGCCCCACCTCCGGTTCCCACAGCCCCGAACCGGGCAGCCGTCTCTCAACCCAACCCGTTCCTAGAGACCCCCTCTATCATTCCCGTTAGCGAATTCCCCAGGGTATCCTACCCCTTCGCCCCTGGGGATCAGATCGTCATTGATGTCCAACCCTATCAAAACATCAGTATTCAAACGATCATTAATCCCCAAGGGCAAATCGTCATGCAGTTATTAGGACCCTTAGATATCGCCGGGTTAACCGCAGAACAAGCTCAACAAAGGATTCAATCCGGTTTAAATCAATTTTTAGTTGATCCCCGAGTCAGTGTCGCCTTAATTGCCAAACGTCCGGTGAATATTACCGTCACCGGAGAAGTCACCCAACCGGGTTTTTATGCGTTCCCGGCAGAAAATGCCAGAATTTCCGAAGTTTTAGCCGCAGTAGGTGGGACGACACCCGGATCGGACCTGAGTTCCATCCTGATCCGACGTCCTCTGGGTGATGGCCGGTTTTTGCAACAACGCCTCAACCTGTTGGTTTCCCTGCAAGCAGGCAGTCCCCCGCCGGATCTCTTGCTGCAAGAAGGGGATATTTTGATTGTCCCCAAACAATCTTTAAGTGAAGCTCAGATTAATGACAGCAACATCGTGGCGCGATCGCGCCTTTCTCCTCCCCAACCCGTTGGCATCCGCGTCATTGGAGAAGTCACTCGTCCAGGGTTTTATAATCTCCCCCCCTCAGTCAATCCGATCCAAGATGCCTTAGTGATTGCTGGGGGGTCTACACCTGCTGCTGACCTGCGATCGGTCCGGGTGCGGCGAGTCCTCACCGATGGGCAGATCAGCGAAGAAACCGTTGACCTCTATACCCCGTTACAAACCGGCGCACCCTTTCCTGAACTGCGCCTCGGCAATGGGGATATCGTCATCGTCCCCACCCTCGATTTAAACGACGCCGCCTTTAACTACAACAACAACGTCGTTGCCAACTCCACCTTAACCACACCCCAACCCGTCGGCATTACCATCGTCGGTGAAGTCACCCAACCCGGATTCTATATCCTCCCCGCTTCCCCCCGTCCCATTCCGACTGCATTACAGCTGGCCGGGGGAACCACTCCCGTTGCTGATTTGCGAGGCGTTCGGGTCCGGCGAACCCTGCCCGATGGTCGCCTCAGCGAAGAATCCATCAATTTACTCTCCTCATTACAAGGCAGTACCCCCTTCCCCGATCTCCGACTAGCCAATGGGGATGTGCTGATCATCCCTAAACTCGGGCTAGAAGAAGCCCGGACTTATGACAGTAACGTGGTTTCCACTTCCACCCTAGCCGCCCAACAGCCTGTTGCCATTACAGTCCTCGGAGAAGTAGCCGCACCGGGATTTCATGTAGTCCCTCCTTCCCTAAGTCCTATTCCCACGGCCTTGCAGGCTGCGGGTGGGATTACGACTGGCGCTGACTTACGGACTGTCCTCATCTGTCGAGTGATGGCAAATGGCACCGTCAGTGAAGAACGGGTAAACCTGTATGCCTCCCTGGAAAACGGCACTCCTTTACCGGATCTCCGCCTAGGAAATGGTGATGTGGTCATTGTCCCAAAGTTGGGATTAAACCAGGACTCAGGATATAACCCCCGCATCGTTGCCGGATCCACCCTAGCTGCGGCCATTCCGGTTAATGTGACGATCCTCGGCGAAGTGGCACAGCCCGGATTTTTTACCGTTCCCCCCTCCGAGCGCCCTGTTGCTGATGCGATGCTAGTGGCCGGAGGGATTACTTCTAATGCTGATTTAAGGGCGGTACGGGTCCGTCGGGTGCTGGAGAATGGGGCAATTTCGGAAGAAATCCTGGACCTGTACACCCCCCTGCTGACTGGGGCTGAACTTCCTGAACTCCGGTTAGCTAATGGAGATGTGGTCTTTGTTCCGACCCTAGAAAGCAGCACCGATGAATATTACGATCGCGTCCTCGTCTCTCGTTCAAACCTATCCGTGCCGCAGATTGTGGTTCGCGTTTTGAGCTATCCTGCCGGGGGCATTAGCGTCGTTCCCGTCCCCAGTGGCAGTACCTTTGCGGATATTCTGAATGCGGTTCCCCTCCTGAGTGCAGATCTTAACAATATTGCCCTGATCCGCTTCGATCCCGAACAGGGTAAAGCCGTGACTCGGGAAATCAATGCCCAAGAACTCTTGCGCGGGGATCTGGCTCAAAATGTCCCCCTAGAAAATAATGATGTGATTGTCATTGGTCGCAATCTGGTGGGGAAAATCACCTATGCCCTCGGGACCTTTACTCAACCCTTCCGCGATATTCTCGGATTTTTACTGTTTTTTGATTCCTTGAGAGATAGTGCCACACTCCTCTTTGGACCCGGTGGCGAAGAGAATGAAAATAACACCAACAATAATAACTAA
- a CDS encoding GumC family protein: MAPPILKRYAIAFGKYKWFGFAAFVLTLGGAGFVAMQPPPEVTYRARGAMTYTTPAVTFSATGSQIQEQGKQLPKEILLAENVVTAVGTQVNEDPKKLAREVSLKPPKADGPPQIELGYTHANGETAQAVVQGLMEAMIEQSRMLNSSALRRMIDTIEERLPEALAELREAEQKLEEYEREESVAILAARSGGLAGAIVANQNQQREIGLQLEGLDAQLASLEQRLGLTADQAYVSQALSADPIIAQLRAALHQIESQRELLSKDFRPLHPQMIELQKQETSYNELLERRATEVIGGGGMAAPLMNSAQIRQDSSLDPARQQLAQTLVNLQTQRETWVQQLNSLTQTEQQLQRDYQTLPNKELERGRLAQQVVLKQDLYNKMQQALADAKAAEAETSSSLSVAQPASVSKNEVSTQPPALIFALGGVVGILVGNALIFAISLLEGKFYTMEEVRGALQQQDLRILGILPEVFTPEFNAHEMPILMDADSPYLEFYEKIRSNLLRIGEKAPKVLLITSVAAQEGKTFCAYNLAIAAARAGKRTLLIEADLRSPSQAQSLQVAIEPDANLEPLRYYGQFHQCIRLAPDIENLYVVPSAGPLKNSAAAIESNEFRRLLEDARARFDLVILDSPAMSLNNDAFLLEPFSDGMILITRPLYTQGGMLTEYVEPLTESETVQLLGAVINGADIPVALPESIPSKPPLTLAHSHDAPQLESIDSKPPKIPTRTSR; this comes from the coding sequence ATGGCTCCACCCATTCTCAAGCGCTACGCGATCGCTTTTGGTAAATACAAATGGTTTGGCTTCGCTGCTTTTGTCCTCACCTTGGGCGGGGCGGGATTTGTGGCAATGCAACCCCCTCCAGAAGTGACCTATCGGGCACGCGGAGCCATGACTTACACCACTCCGGCGGTGACGTTTTCGGCAACCGGAAGCCAAATTCAAGAACAGGGTAAGCAACTTCCCAAAGAGATTCTCCTGGCTGAGAATGTGGTAACGGCGGTGGGAACCCAGGTGAATGAAGACCCCAAAAAATTGGCCCGGGAGGTGAGTTTAAAGCCCCCTAAAGCCGATGGCCCCCCTCAAATTGAACTCGGCTATACTCACGCCAATGGGGAAACGGCCCAAGCTGTCGTGCAAGGACTCATGGAAGCCATGATTGAGCAAAGTCGAATGCTCAATAGTTCGGCATTAAGACGGATGATTGACACCATTGAGGAGCGGTTGCCGGAAGCCCTAGCGGAACTTAGAGAGGCGGAACAGAAACTCGAAGAGTATGAACGGGAAGAGTCGGTGGCAATTTTGGCCGCTAGAAGTGGGGGATTGGCAGGGGCGATCGTTGCCAACCAAAATCAGCAGCGCGAGATTGGCTTACAGTTAGAAGGGCTTGATGCCCAGCTTGCGAGTTTAGAACAGCGCCTGGGATTGACCGCCGATCAAGCCTACGTCTCCCAAGCCCTCAGCGCCGACCCGATTATCGCCCAATTGAGAGCAGCCCTCCATCAAATTGAGTCCCAGCGTGAACTCCTCAGTAAAGATTTCCGCCCGCTCCATCCCCAGATGATTGAGTTGCAAAAGCAGGAAACCTCTTACAATGAATTGTTGGAGCGGCGAGCGACAGAAGTTATCGGTGGGGGAGGGATGGCTGCCCCCTTAATGAATAGCGCCCAAATTCGTCAGGACAGTAGTCTTGACCCGGCAAGGCAGCAGTTAGCGCAAACTTTAGTGAATTTACAAACCCAGCGAGAAACCTGGGTCCAGCAATTGAATTCTCTGACTCAAACGGAACAACAATTGCAGCGGGATTATCAAACCCTGCCTAATAAAGAGCTTGAACGGGGACGGTTGGCTCAGCAGGTGGTACTCAAGCAAGACCTTTACAATAAAATGCAGCAAGCTTTGGCGGATGCGAAAGCTGCTGAAGCCGAAACGTCCAGCAGTTTGAGTGTGGCACAACCCGCTTCGGTTTCTAAAAACGAAGTGAGTACACAACCCCCGGCGCTGATTTTCGCCCTGGGGGGAGTGGTGGGCATTTTAGTCGGGAATGCCTTGATTTTTGCAATTTCCTTGCTCGAAGGGAAATTTTATACGATGGAGGAAGTTCGCGGTGCTTTGCAGCAACAGGACCTCCGCATTCTGGGAATTTTACCCGAGGTGTTTACTCCAGAGTTCAATGCTCACGAGATGCCAATTTTGATGGATGCGGATTCCCCTTATTTGGAGTTTTATGAAAAGATCCGCAGTAATTTGTTGCGGATTGGAGAAAAAGCACCCAAAGTCCTGTTGATTACCAGTGTGGCTGCTCAAGAGGGAAAAACTTTTTGTGCTTATAATTTGGCGATCGCCGCCGCGCGTGCAGGGAAGCGGACGTTACTGATTGAAGCGGATTTGCGATCGCCCTCCCAAGCGCAGAGTCTGCAAGTGGCGATCGAACCCGATGCCAACCTCGAACCGCTGCGCTATTACGGACAGTTCCACCAATGCATTCGCCTTGCGCCGGATATTGAAAACCTCTACGTTGTTCCCAGTGCAGGTCCTCTCAAAAACAGCGCAGCGGCGATCGAATCTAACGAATTCCGCCGACTCCTTGAAGATGCCAGAGCTCGGTTTGATTTAGTGATTTTGGACTCTCCCGCCATGAGCCTCAACAACGATGCCTTTTTACTAGAACCCTTTAGCGATGGGATGATTCTCATCACCCGCCCCCTATACACCCAAGGCGGAATGCTCACGGAATATGTTGAACCCCTGACTGAATCAGAAACAGTCCAACTCTTAGGTGCTGTAATTAATGGTGCCGATATTCCCGTCGCACTACCGGAAAGCATTCCCAGCAAACCACCCTTAACCCTCGCCCACAGCCACGATGCTCCCCAGCTTGAATCAATAGACAGCAAGCCGCCCAAAATACCCACCCGCACCAGTCGGTAG